A genomic stretch from Bacillus sp. E(2018) includes:
- a CDS encoding LysR family transcriptional regulator, translating into MEFRQLQYFIEVAEREHVSEAAIALHVAQSAVSRQVANLEAELGVELFEREGRNIKLSPVGKLFLIHAKTAMKAIEHAKKQIDEYLDPERGTIKIGFPTSLAGHLLPTVVSAFKREHPNIAFHLRQGSYRFLTESVKSGDIDLAFLGPVPTNDPDLEGHILFTEKISALLPELHHLAEKRSLLLSDLRNDEFVLFPDGYILRDVVVNACKESGFVPKIACEGEDLDAIKGLVTASMGVTLLPDSSFYETKPRFTVKIPIEIPDVKRTVGIITPRSRELAPAEQVFFEFVIKFFSVLEQYQ; encoded by the coding sequence ATGGAATTCAGACAATTACAGTATTTTATTGAAGTTGCAGAACGAGAACATGTTTCGGAAGCAGCAATTGCTTTACATGTTGCACAATCTGCAGTCAGTCGTCAGGTTGCTAATTTGGAGGCTGAACTTGGTGTAGAGTTGTTTGAAAGAGAAGGTCGAAATATTAAGCTTTCTCCTGTTGGTAAGCTGTTCTTGATACACGCAAAAACGGCTATGAAAGCGATCGAACATGCAAAAAAACAGATTGATGAATATTTAGATCCTGAAAGAGGAACGATCAAGATCGGATTTCCTACAAGTCTTGCAGGCCATCTATTGCCAACTGTCGTTTCAGCTTTTAAACGTGAACATCCGAATATTGCCTTTCACTTAAGACAAGGTTCTTATCGATTTCTTACAGAAAGCGTTAAGAGTGGAGATATTGATCTAGCTTTTCTAGGACCTGTTCCTACAAATGATCCTGATTTAGAAGGACATATCCTTTTTACTGAAAAAATTTCTGCACTATTACCTGAACTGCATCATTTAGCAGAAAAAAGAAGTTTGTTATTAAGTGATTTGCGAAATGATGAATTCGTGCTATTTCCAGATGGGTATATTTTACGAGATGTCGTAGTAAATGCTTGTAAAGAATCGGGCTTCGTTCCTAAGATTGCATGTGAAGGTGAAGATCTAGATGCGATAAAAGGGCTAGTAACAGCTAGTATGGGTGTTACCCTTTTACCCGATAGTTCGTTTTATGAAACGAAGCCACGTTTCACAGTAAAAATACCAATCGAGATCCCAGATGTTAAACGCACAGTGGGAATCATAACCCCACGCAGTCGAGAACTAGCACCTGCCGAACAAGTTTTCTTTGAATTTGTAATAAAGTTCTTCTCAGTTTTAGAGCAATATCAATAA
- a CDS encoding OFA family MFS transporter yields the protein MAKKVKNRWLIAAAAVGIHISIGSVYSWSVFTNPLREEHNWGLSEISLTFSIAILFLGLSAAFMGHFVERYGPRKSGIIASICFGAGLLGSGFADQLGSIYLLYFFYGALGGIGLGIGYITPVSSLVKWFPDRRGLATGLAIMGFGFASLIASPVIARLITGIGISNTFYVLSAVYFTIMLLSSLYLTPPPKNWKPEGMKEESKNNDQTKDLAQLTANEAVKTIRFWALWAMLFINVTCGIAIISVASPMAQDIANLSAASAATMVGIMGLFNGFGRIGWASISDYIGRPNVYTTFFAIQTVAFVLLPNVTNAFFFQLLIYLILTCYGGGFASIPAYIGDLFGTKQLGAIHGYILTAWAAAGLVGPLVVSWIRESTNSYSLTLYIFTGAFIIALAISLLIRINIRNIRKENSQSDVAS from the coding sequence ATGGCTAAAAAGGTGAAAAACCGCTGGTTGATTGCTGCAGCTGCTGTAGGTATTCACATATCGATCGGATCAGTATATTCCTGGAGTGTATTCACAAATCCGCTCCGGGAAGAACACAATTGGGGGCTAAGTGAAATCTCTTTAACGTTCAGTATCGCAATCTTGTTTCTAGGTTTATCCGCTGCTTTTATGGGGCATTTTGTTGAACGATATGGACCTCGTAAATCCGGCATCATAGCATCAATTTGTTTTGGTGCTGGGTTACTAGGTTCTGGCTTTGCTGATCAATTAGGCTCTATTTATCTGCTTTACTTTTTTTATGGTGCTTTAGGAGGGATCGGACTTGGCATTGGCTATATCACACCTGTCTCTTCACTTGTGAAATGGTTTCCTGATCGAAGAGGATTAGCCACAGGTCTTGCTATTATGGGATTTGGTTTTGCATCACTTATTGCTAGTCCTGTAATCGCGAGGCTTATAACAGGTATAGGTATTTCAAATACTTTTTACGTATTAAGTGCTGTTTATTTTACTATAATGTTACTCTCCTCTTTATATCTAACGCCACCTCCAAAGAATTGGAAGCCAGAAGGAATGAAAGAAGAAAGTAAGAATAATGATCAAACAAAAGATCTTGCACAATTAACTGCAAATGAAGCTGTTAAAACGATTCGTTTTTGGGCTTTATGGGCGATGTTATTTATAAATGTTACATGCGGGATCGCCATAATTTCTGTTGCTTCTCCCATGGCACAAGATATTGCGAATCTCAGTGCCGCTTCAGCTGCTACGATGGTTGGGATCATGGGATTGTTTAACGGTTTTGGAAGAATCGGTTGGGCGTCGATTTCAGATTATATTGGTCGCCCAAACGTTTACACTACGTTTTTCGCGATACAAACGGTGGCATTCGTCCTTTTACCGAATGTTACGAACGCCTTTTTCTTTCAGTTGCTTATTTATTTAATCCTTACTTGTTATGGAGGAGGTTTTGCTTCCATACCTGCCTATATAGGAGACTTGTTCGGAACGAAGCAACTAGGAGCGATCCATGGGTATATTTTAACCGCGTGGGCAGCGGCTGGACTAGTTGGTCCATTAGTTGTTTCTTGGATACGTGAATCCACGAACAGTTATTCTTTAACACTCTATATCTTTACAGGTGCGTTTATTATAGCTCTTGCTATCTCCCTGCTTATTCGCATCAATATTCGCAACATCAGAAAAGAAAACAGTCAATCTGATGTTGCAAGTTAA
- a CDS encoding DUF1641 domain-containing protein, with amino-acid sequence MAKAIKNVQKQTLTVEEKRSNDLREVEDALIQNKTAILQTLEIMNHMHDKGILPLLNGLFGQGDKVMDIAVKAMDKPENTNTLKNLLLLLGTLGMINVKQLEPFLLKIDAGIARVAEYKDTEEKTSYFDLVRSLKDPEINKAITILMQFLKGMGQETEHIEKTTGNSPEKRVNQTKEKTLE; translated from the coding sequence ATGGCTAAAGCAATTAAAAACGTTCAAAAACAAACCTTAACAGTAGAAGAGAAACGTTCCAATGACCTCCGAGAAGTCGAGGATGCTCTTATTCAGAACAAGACTGCGATTCTACAAACACTAGAAATCATGAACCATATGCACGATAAAGGAATTTTACCTCTATTAAATGGATTGTTCGGGCAAGGCGATAAAGTAATGGATATTGCTGTAAAAGCCATGGACAAGCCTGAGAACACGAATACATTAAAAAATCTTCTATTGCTCTTAGGAACTCTAGGAATGATTAATGTAAAGCAACTTGAACCTTTCCTTTTAAAAATAGATGCAGGGATCGCCCGAGTAGCTGAGTACAAAGATACGGAAGAGAAGACAAGTTACTTTGATTTAGTTCGTTCACTAAAAGATCCTGAAATTAATAAAGCTATCACCATACTCATGCAGTTTTTAAAGGGCATGGGCCAAGAAACAGAACACATTGAAAAGACAACAGGGAACTCACCTGAAAAACGTGTAAATCAGACTAAGGAGAAAACTTTAGAATAA
- the fdhF gene encoding formate dehydrogenase subunit alpha, producing the protein MEELTIKINGTERKATQGETVLNLLDGLPDQVPHVCYHPSLGPIETCDTCIVKVNGELVRACSTKINNGDNIDTNSDEVREAQVIGMDRILFNHELYCTVCDYNNGGCEIHNTVKEMKINHQSIPFEHKPYEVDQSNPFYRYDPDQCILCGRCVEACQDVQVTETLTIDWERERPRVIWDKDVPINESSCVSCGHCSTVCPCNAMMEKGMEGETGYMTGINRETLRPMIEITKGVETGYGSILAISDMEAAMREQRIKKTKTVCTYCGVGCSFDVWTKGRQILKVDPQIEAPANGISTCIKGKFGWDFVNSEERLTKPLIREGDVFREASWDEAYNLIASKFTEIKNKNGAQALTFISSSKCTNEESYLMQKLARGVIGTNNIDNCSRYCQTPATMGLFRTVGHGGDSGSIKDIEKSELVIVIGSNTSESHPVLATRVKRSHKLHNQKLIVADLRKHEMAERADLFIQPRAGSDLVWLSAVTKYILDEGLADYDFLQTQVNGLDAFTENLKTFTLEYAEKVTGLSQDTLIHLANTISQSKSVCVLWAMGVTQHMGGSDTSTAISNLLLVTGNYGREGVGSYPLRGHNNVQGASDFGSMPDRLPSYEKVADIKVREKYEKAWGVKIPEEPGLNNHEMVQGIHDGHVKGMYLKGEDMGIVDSNINHVHAAYEKLDFFVVQDLFLTRTAQFADVVLPASPSLEKEGTFTNTERRIQRLYQVLEPLGDSKPDWEIIRDIANRLGAGWDYKHPSDIMEEAAQLAPLFAGVSYERLEGYKSLQWPVAEDGTDTPILFKEGFPFEDKKARLFPVNWTEPVEFGEEYDIHVNNGRLLEHFHEGNMTYQSEGITSKTPNTFLEISPELAKERGLKDGTLVRLSSPYGSVKVHCLITDRVKGKEVYLPMNDSGEAAINLLTSSYADKDTDTPAYKETSAKLEVLMDEGVNPLPKTNFRYGNPQPQVGVNVEKKWARKDYIFPGDAVKKERNQHG; encoded by the coding sequence TTGGAAGAACTTACGATTAAAATAAACGGAACGGAAAGAAAAGCTACTCAAGGAGAAACGGTACTGAATTTGTTAGATGGTTTACCAGATCAAGTCCCACATGTTTGTTACCATCCCAGCCTTGGGCCGATTGAAACATGTGATACTTGTATCGTTAAAGTGAATGGAGAACTTGTAAGAGCATGTTCGACGAAGATTAATAACGGAGATAACATCGATACAAATTCTGATGAGGTAAGAGAAGCTCAAGTCATTGGAATGGATAGAATTCTTTTTAATCATGAGTTATATTGTACGGTTTGTGATTATAACAATGGCGGTTGTGAAATACATAACACAGTTAAAGAAATGAAGATCAACCACCAGAGTATCCCTTTTGAACATAAGCCATATGAAGTTGATCAGTCTAACCCATTTTATAGATATGATCCTGATCAATGTATATTGTGTGGACGATGTGTTGAAGCATGCCAAGATGTCCAAGTAACAGAGACACTAACGATTGATTGGGAACGAGAACGGCCTAGAGTGATTTGGGACAAAGACGTTCCGATCAATGAATCATCTTGTGTTTCATGTGGCCACTGTTCTACTGTTTGCCCTTGTAACGCCATGATGGAAAAAGGGATGGAAGGTGAAACTGGTTATATGACAGGGATCAATCGCGAGACACTTCGTCCGATGATTGAGATCACAAAAGGCGTTGAGACAGGTTATGGGTCTATACTCGCTATTTCAGATATGGAAGCCGCGATGAGAGAACAAAGAATAAAGAAAACAAAAACCGTTTGTACATACTGCGGCGTAGGATGCAGCTTTGATGTCTGGACAAAAGGCAGACAAATATTAAAAGTAGATCCGCAGATCGAAGCTCCTGCAAACGGCATTTCAACATGTATTAAAGGTAAGTTTGGATGGGATTTTGTTAACAGTGAAGAACGACTTACAAAACCATTAATCCGTGAAGGTGATGTGTTCAGAGAAGCCTCTTGGGATGAAGCATACAACTTAATCGCTTCTAAATTTACTGAGATTAAGAATAAGAATGGCGCTCAGGCTCTTACATTTATCAGCTCATCTAAGTGCACGAATGAAGAATCCTATTTGATGCAGAAACTAGCACGTGGTGTTATCGGAACAAATAATATTGATAACTGTTCGCGTTATTGTCAAACTCCAGCCACTATGGGTTTGTTTCGAACTGTAGGGCATGGTGGGGATTCTGGATCAATAAAGGATATTGAAAAATCCGAGCTGGTAATTGTAATTGGCTCTAACACTTCAGAATCTCATCCTGTTCTAGCAACGCGTGTGAAGCGATCACATAAATTGCACAACCAAAAACTAATCGTCGCTGATCTTAGAAAACATGAGATGGCTGAACGTGCCGATCTATTCATTCAGCCACGGGCAGGCTCAGATCTCGTTTGGCTGTCTGCTGTAACAAAGTATATTTTAGATGAAGGATTAGCAGATTATGATTTTTTACAAACCCAAGTGAATGGCTTAGATGCTTTTACAGAGAACCTAAAAACGTTTACTTTAGAGTATGCAGAAAAGGTAACAGGGCTCTCTCAAGACACACTTATCCATTTAGCAAATACAATCTCACAATCCAAAAGTGTTTGTGTTCTCTGGGCAATGGGCGTTACACAGCATATGGGAGGAAGTGATACAAGCACGGCCATATCCAATCTACTTCTAGTAACAGGAAACTATGGACGAGAAGGGGTAGGTTCTTATCCTTTACGAGGACATAACAATGTTCAAGGAGCGAGTGACTTTGGAAGCATGCCAGATCGCTTACCTTCATATGAGAAAGTCGCAGACATTAAGGTAAGAGAAAAATATGAAAAAGCATGGGGCGTAAAAATTCCAGAGGAACCTGGTCTTAACAATCATGAAATGGTTCAAGGCATCCATGATGGCCATGTAAAAGGTATGTATTTAAAAGGTGAAGATATGGGAATCGTTGACTCAAACATAAACCATGTTCACGCAGCTTATGAGAAACTAGACTTTTTTGTTGTACAAGATCTCTTTCTTACACGAACGGCTCAGTTTGCTGACGTTGTCTTACCAGCAAGTCCAAGTCTCGAAAAAGAAGGCACATTCACAAACACGGAGAGAAGAATACAAAGATTGTATCAGGTGCTAGAGCCACTCGGAGATTCTAAACCAGATTGGGAGATTATACGTGATATCGCAAACCGACTCGGAGCTGGGTGGGATTACAAACATCCGAGTGACATTATGGAAGAAGCTGCACAACTGGCGCCATTATTTGCCGGAGTATCCTATGAAAGATTAGAAGGTTACAAAAGTCTTCAATGGCCAGTGGCTGAAGATGGAACAGATACTCCAATCCTTTTTAAAGAAGGATTTCCTTTTGAAGATAAGAAAGCGAGACTATTTCCAGTAAACTGGACAGAGCCTGTAGAATTCGGAGAAGAATACGATATTCACGTTAACAACGGAAGACTTTTAGAACACTTTCATGAAGGAAATATGACTTATCAATCTGAGGGTATCACTTCTAAGACTCCTAACACGTTTCTTGAGATCTCACCTGAACTAGCCAAAGAACGGGGCTTAAAGGATGGAACCTTAGTAAGATTATCGTCGCCTTATGGAAGTGTGAAAGTTCATTGTTTAATAACGGATCGTGTAAAAGGCAAAGAAGTATATCTACCTATGAACGATAGCGGAGAAGCAGCTATAAATCTACTGACGAGCAGTTATGCAGATAAAGATACGGATACACCTGCCTACAAAGAGACAAGTGCAAAACTTGAGGTCTTGATGGACGAGGGGGTTAATCCGTTGCCTAAAACAAATTTCAGGTATGGAAACCCACAACCTCAAGTAGGAGTTAACGTTGAGAAGAAGTGGGCAAGAAAAGATTATATCTTTCCAGGCGATGCTGTGAAAAAGGAGCGAAATCAACATGGCTAA
- a CDS encoding CBS domain-containing protein: MTVTHIKSNTENSLSERFEIAFNQIHKCLIDKVKDTKDDRFKNLVETGMKKHSLIRSFYNELGQFAKLRNAIVHEKVDHDYYIAEPHLEIVERIEKIAGYFMKPETALNIATKKVHHFKESDRLEDVLSCIRKTSYSRFPIYNEKGEYLWLLTATYLLNWLTDRLADQVIDLNNARISDIADNEQKQLVAFISKTSSIFKAEEIFENIHKEGKKLEAIIITLNGSENEKPLGIFTSYDLIEIDLDN; this comes from the coding sequence ATGACCGTCACTCATATAAAATCTAATACAGAAAATAGCCTTTCTGAACGATTTGAAATTGCTTTTAATCAGATTCACAAATGCTTAATCGACAAAGTAAAAGATACGAAAGATGATCGGTTTAAAAACCTAGTGGAAACAGGAATGAAAAAGCATTCTCTTATCCGATCTTTTTATAATGAGCTCGGTCAATTCGCAAAACTTAGAAATGCAATTGTCCATGAAAAAGTAGATCATGATTATTACATTGCTGAACCACACCTCGAGATCGTAGAAAGAATAGAAAAAATAGCGGGTTATTTTATGAAACCTGAAACAGCTTTGAACATCGCCACAAAAAAGGTACATCATTTTAAAGAAAGTGACCGGTTGGAAGATGTTTTAAGCTGTATTCGAAAAACATCCTATTCTCGTTTTCCTATTTATAATGAAAAAGGAGAGTACCTTTGGCTTTTAACGGCTACATATTTATTGAATTGGTTGACTGACAGGCTTGCAGATCAAGTGATCGATCTGAACAATGCAAGAATATCAGATATTGCAGACAATGAGCAAAAACAACTGGTGGCCTTTATTTCAAAAACTTCAAGTATTTTTAAAGCAGAGGAAATTTTCGAAAACATTCATAAAGAAGGTAAAAAGCTTGAGGCGATCATCATTACTTTAAATGGAAGTGAAAACGAAAAGCCATTAGGTATTTTTACTTCTTATGATCTTATTGAGATTGATTTAGATAACTAA